The region GACCACGGGGGTGCCGTCCTGCGGACGCTCGTGATCCTCGGTGCGTGTGCCGGCGGTGTAGACCGCCTCGTGCTCGAGCAGCAGCAGCGTGTCGGGTCTCGTGCCTGACACGACGTCGCGGTGGATGCTGCGCTGCAGCTCCCATCCGTCGAGGTAGGGCACGTAGGCGGGCGCCAGGCCGGGGAGCTGGATGTCGAGCATGAAGCCCTCTCTCGATTGTTGGATGGTGTCCAAGAAATTTCCTCGCACCACCATACGCCGATCCCAGCCGCGCCGCACGGGACGCGCGGCTACGCTGAGCGCTATGACCACGGCTTCGCGAGCAGGACGCCCACGGGCCTCGTCGCGCGAGACCCTCGCCGAGGCCGCGTGCGAGCTCTTCCTCGAGCAGGGGTACGAGGCGACCTCGATCGTCGACATCACCCAGCGGGCAGGGGTGAGCAGATCGAGCTTCTTCAACTACTTCTCGTCGAAGAGCGATGTGCTGTGGTCCGGCTTCGACGCCAGGGTCGACGCCGCGCTGGTGGCGCTGGCTCGGCTGGGGACGGATGCCGACGGCGACTCGGTGCGAGACGCGCTGCGTCCGATGCTTCACGGCCTCGCGCCCGACCCGCTCGCACTCGCGTTGCGCAACGCCAGCGCGATGGGCGTGGAGGCGGAGCTGATGCGCGACACGGGGCTCCGGCACGCCCGGATGGCATCCGCGATCGCCGCGACGGCGCGCAGCGCAGGAGTCGAGGTGGTTCGTGCTGACATCCTCGGATCGGCTCTGGCGACAGCGGTGCTCTCCTCCGTGCGCGTGTGGGCGGAGCGGGGGCCCGGTCAGGCTTCGCTGGAGTCGCAGTTCGACGAGGCCCTGCACGCCATCCACGATCTTCCCTGGCGCTGAGGACGTTTCACGCCCCGCCGGACAGGTCATGAGTGAGACCCGCTGAAGGAGGACCTCATGACCGATTCGCTCGACGACCTGCTCGACCAATCCGCGCCCGTGCTCGCGGACAGGGGGAGGGGGCGCGATTCCGCCCTGGCGCAGATGACGGCAGACGCCCACGACACGGTGCGCCCGCCGAAGCGACGCAGAAGGGCATCGCTGATCACGGGTATCGCCGCGGTGGCGCTGATCGGCACCGCCGGCGTGGCCACGGCCAACTCGGACTGGGTCTGGATCGCGGGGCTGGAGAACCCGAACCGCAGTTACACCTACACCGCGCCGACGTGGGGGCAGTGCGAGATTCGGTTCAGCGGCTACGACATCGCCGATCCGTTCGTCGAGGCCAACGTGAATCGCATCCTCGACGACTGGTTCGCGCAGACGGATGTCGAGGCCGCCGCAGATCCTTTCCTCGCTGAGTCGTTCGCCGTCATCGAAGAGGCGATGGCGCGTGACCCTGAGGCGGCGAAGGATCCGCGCATCGCCGACCTCAACGCCTGGACAGCTCACGAGCAGGCGATGGGTCAAGCGATGCACAACGAGCTGAAGGCGCATGGCTACGACTCGGAGCACGGTCTCGCCGGCGCAGAGGCTCACAGCCAGCTGCACTGCGAGGGCGAGGAGTGGGGCGGAGAGGGTGCACAGGAGTGAGCCGCCATGACGACGCGCGACTGACCCGTGCTCTCGAGTCCTCGGCATCCGCCCTTCTC is a window of Microbacterium esteraromaticum DNA encoding:
- a CDS encoding TetR/AcrR family transcriptional regulator; translation: MTTASRAGRPRASSRETLAEAACELFLEQGYEATSIVDITQRAGVSRSSFFNYFSSKSDVLWSGFDARVDAALVALARLGTDADGDSVRDALRPMLHGLAPDPLALALRNASAMGVEAELMRDTGLRHARMASAIAATARSAGVEVVRADILGSALATAVLSSVRVWAERGPGQASLESQFDEALHAIHDLPWR